In Streptomyces nojiriensis, one genomic interval encodes:
- the cobG gene encoding precorrin-3B synthase: MPQPPSAASSRDEPVIRERGDACPGALRLHAADDGFLARVRLPGGLLTVRQASALALAADRFGDGHLELTSRGNVQLRGLADGCGAGLAELLDGAGLLPAPSHERVRNIVATPLSGLDGSDRPDVLARALEFDRLLCASPWAAALSGRFLFAFDDGRGDVAALGPDVTVLGRPGGRALVRLGRAADAVELAGRDAPWAALTAARYFLDAAAEAGTQAWRISELPAEHALDITEFGRRLGIAGIAATPVGAVEWPYAAPPRPSGAGGHDRATLCVLPPLGRLGSAQWRLLAQVADEGSGQLRVTPWRSVVLPGAGGDGAARIERAGLVVTPDSPWESVTACTGRPGCAKSRADVRADARAVAEVARGPLPVHWSGCERRCGHPRGTAWVDLVATGSGYRLAAPGRPVREDVRPSELAAALADARTDPDVVKK, from the coding sequence ATGCCCCAGCCCCCCTCCGCCGCATCGTCGCGGGACGAACCCGTCATACGGGAGCGCGGTGACGCCTGCCCCGGCGCGCTGCGGCTGCACGCGGCGGACGACGGGTTCCTGGCGCGGGTCCGGCTGCCTGGCGGGCTGCTCACCGTGCGGCAGGCCTCGGCGCTGGCGCTCGCCGCCGACCGGTTCGGGGACGGGCACCTGGAGCTGACTTCGCGCGGCAACGTGCAGCTGCGCGGACTGGCCGACGGGTGCGGCGCCGGGCTCGCGGAGCTGCTGGACGGGGCCGGGCTGCTCCCCGCGCCGAGCCATGAGCGGGTACGGAACATCGTGGCGACGCCGCTGTCCGGCCTGGACGGGTCGGACCGGCCCGACGTGCTGGCCCGGGCCCTGGAGTTCGACCGGCTGCTGTGCGCGAGCCCCTGGGCTGCCGCGCTGTCCGGGCGGTTCCTGTTCGCCTTCGACGACGGGCGCGGCGATGTGGCCGCCCTCGGCCCCGACGTCACCGTCCTCGGCCGCCCCGGCGGCCGGGCGCTGGTCCGGCTCGGCCGGGCCGCCGACGCCGTGGAGCTCGCCGGGCGGGACGCCCCCTGGGCGGCGCTGACGGCCGCCCGGTACTTCCTCGACGCCGCCGCCGAAGCGGGCACCCAGGCCTGGCGGATCTCCGAACTGCCCGCCGAACACGCCCTGGACATCACCGAGTTCGGTCGGCGTCTCGGCATCGCGGGGATCGCCGCGACGCCCGTCGGAGCCGTGGAGTGGCCGTACGCGGCGCCGCCCCGGCCGTCGGGCGCGGGCGGGCACGACCGCGCCACCCTGTGCGTGCTGCCCCCGCTCGGCCGGCTCGGCTCCGCGCAGTGGCGCCTCCTGGCACAGGTCGCGGACGAGGGGAGCGGCCAACTGCGCGTCACCCCGTGGCGCAGCGTCGTCCTGCCCGGGGCCGGCGGCGACGGCGCCGCCCGCATCGAGCGGGCCGGACTGGTCGTCACCCCCGACAGCCCCTGGGAGTCCGTCACCGCCTGCACCGGGCGGCCCGGTTGCGCGAAATCCCGCGCGGACGTACGCGCCGACGCGCGGGCCGTCGCCGAGGTGGCGCGCGGTCCGCTGCCCGTGCACTGGTCCGGCTGCGAGCGCCGCTGCGGGCATCCGCGCGGCACCGCCTGGGTGGACCTGGTCGCCACCGGCTCCGGATACCGGCTCGCCGCGCCCGGCCGCCCCGTACGCGAGGACGTACGGCCCTCCGAACTTGCCGCGGCACTCGCGGACGCCCGCACCGACCCCGACGTAGTGAAGAAATGA
- a CDS encoding precorrin-8X methylmutase: MSEYTVFEYEKDGAAIYRQSFATIRAEADLSGLPDTVAQVAVRMIHACGMTDLPQDLGYTPEVVLRARAALEAGAPILCDVQMVASGVTRKRLPADNDVICTLSDPAVPELAAKMGTTRSAAALEVWRDRGLLEGSVIAVGNAPTALFRLLEMIEEGAPRPAAVIGVPVGFIGAAESKDALAAHPSGLDHLIVRGRRGGSAMAAAAVNAIASVAE; encoded by the coding sequence ATGAGCGAGTACACCGTGTTTGAGTACGAGAAGGACGGCGCGGCCATCTACCGCCAGTCCTTTGCCACGATCCGCGCCGAGGCGGACCTCTCCGGGCTGCCCGACACGGTCGCCCAGGTCGCGGTGCGCATGATCCACGCCTGCGGAATGACCGACCTCCCGCAGGACCTCGGGTACACCCCCGAGGTCGTGCTGCGCGCCCGCGCGGCCCTGGAGGCGGGCGCGCCGATCCTGTGCGACGTGCAGATGGTCGCCAGCGGTGTCACCCGCAAGCGGCTGCCCGCCGACAACGACGTGATCTGCACGCTCTCCGACCCGGCCGTACCGGAGCTCGCCGCGAAGATGGGCACCACGCGCAGCGCCGCCGCCCTGGAGGTCTGGCGCGACCGCGGCCTGCTGGAGGGCTCGGTCATCGCCGTCGGCAACGCGCCGACCGCGCTGTTCCGGCTGCTGGAGATGATCGAGGAGGGCGCCCCGCGCCCCGCCGCCGTCATCGGGGTCCCCGTCGGCTTCATCGGCGCCGCCGAGTCCAAGGACGCCCTCGCCGCCCATCCGTCGGGGCTCGACCACCTCATCGTGCGCGGTCGGCGCGGTGGCAGCGCGATGGCCGCCGCCGCCGTCAACGCCATTGCGAGCGTGGCCGAATGA
- a CDS encoding precorrin-2 C(20)-methyltransferase, with the protein MSDTAKGRLYGVGLGPGDPSLMTLRAVEVIAEADVVAYHSARHGRSIARSIAAKHLRADHVEEPLVYPVTTETTDHPGGYQGAMEEFYEAAAARLAAHLDAGRTVAVLAEGDPLFYSSYMHMHKRLADRYETEVIPGVTSVSAAAARLGTPLVEGEEVLTILPGTLPEEELTARLAATDSAVVMKLGRTFPAVRGAMENSGRLAEARYVERATMEGERTGLLADTDADSVPYFAVAVVPSRIGNPGSVPSGPGEVVVVGTGPAGPLWLTPQTRRALADAEVLVGYTTYLDRVPVKPGQIRHGSDNKVESERAEFALDLARRGKRVAVVSGGDPGVFAMATAVLEVAGQAEYKDVPVRVLPGVTAANAAAAAAGAPLGHDYATISLSDRLKPWEVIAERLRAAAAADLVLALYNPGSRSRTWQVAQARELLLELREPGTPVVVARDVGGPEQSVRIVTLAELEPSEVDMRTILLIGSSQTQVTERADGSRITWTPRRYP; encoded by the coding sequence ATGAGCGACACCGCCAAGGGCCGGCTGTACGGGGTCGGGCTCGGCCCCGGCGACCCGTCGCTGATGACCCTGCGCGCCGTCGAGGTGATCGCCGAAGCCGATGTCGTGGCCTACCACAGCGCCCGCCACGGCCGGTCCATCGCCCGCTCGATCGCGGCGAAGCACCTGCGCGCAGACCACGTCGAGGAACCGCTGGTCTACCCGGTCACCACCGAGACCACCGACCACCCCGGCGGCTACCAGGGCGCGATGGAGGAGTTCTACGAGGCCGCCGCGGCCCGCCTGGCCGCCCACCTGGACGCCGGCCGGACCGTCGCCGTCCTCGCGGAGGGCGACCCGCTCTTCTACAGCTCGTACATGCACATGCACAAGCGGCTCGCGGACCGGTACGAGACCGAGGTCATCCCCGGTGTCACCTCCGTGAGCGCCGCCGCCGCCCGGCTCGGCACCCCGCTCGTGGAGGGCGAGGAGGTGCTGACCATCCTCCCCGGCACCCTGCCCGAGGAGGAGCTCACCGCCCGCCTCGCCGCCACCGACTCGGCGGTCGTGATGAAGCTCGGCCGGACCTTCCCGGCCGTGCGCGGCGCGATGGAGAACAGCGGCCGGCTCGCCGAGGCCCGCTACGTCGAGCGCGCCACCATGGAGGGCGAGCGCACCGGCCTCCTCGCCGACACCGACGCCGACAGCGTGCCGTACTTCGCCGTCGCCGTGGTTCCCAGCCGCATCGGCAACCCGGGCAGCGTGCCGTCCGGCCCCGGCGAGGTCGTCGTCGTGGGCACCGGCCCGGCCGGCCCGCTGTGGCTCACCCCGCAGACGCGGCGCGCGCTGGCCGACGCCGAGGTGCTGGTCGGCTACACCACCTACCTGGACCGGGTGCCCGTCAAGCCGGGCCAGATCCGGCACGGCTCCGACAACAAGGTGGAGTCGGAGCGCGCCGAGTTCGCCCTCGACCTCGCCCGGCGCGGCAAGCGGGTGGCCGTGGTCTCCGGCGGTGACCCCGGTGTCTTCGCCATGGCCACGGCGGTCCTGGAGGTGGCCGGGCAGGCGGAGTACAAGGACGTGCCCGTACGGGTCCTGCCGGGGGTGACCGCGGCCAACGCGGCGGCCGCCGCGGCCGGTGCCCCGCTCGGCCACGACTACGCCACCATCTCGCTCTCGGACCGGCTCAAGCCCTGGGAGGTCATCGCGGAGCGGCTGCGCGCGGCCGCCGCGGCCGACCTGGTGCTCGCCCTCTACAACCCCGGCTCGCGCAGCCGGACCTGGCAGGTGGCCCAGGCCCGCGAGCTGCTGCTGGAACTGCGCGAGCCCGGTACCCCGGTGGTCGTCGCGCGCGACGTGGGCGGCCCCGAGCAGTCGGTACGGATCGTCACGCTCGCCGAACTGGAGCCGTCCGAGGTCGACATGCGCACGATCCTGCTGATCGGCTCCTCGCAGACCCA